From Aquificaceae bacterium:
ACGGTGCAGATAGGAGCTTTCGTGAATGAAGAGGGTGCAAAGAAAACTGCGGAAAGGGCAAGAGAAATGGGTTATAGGGTCAATATAGTTGAGGAAGATAACTTCTATAAGGTTAGGATTTTGGTGAAAACTGATGATATAGATAGTGAACTAAGAAAGTTGAGAGGAATCTTTGGAGGTGCTATAATTAAGCAATGAGGAAATTTACATTCTTGATTTTACTCTTTATCTTTTCCTGCGCTCCAAGGCAGGAAGATGTTTCTAAATCCCAGTGGCAATATTTTTATGACCTTGGCATGTCCTCTTACATAGCCAAAAACTATTCGGAGGCTATAGCCAACTTCTTTAGAGCATCACAGCTTGCACCCAATGAACCAAAGGTTTGGAATGCTCTTGGATTAGCTTACATGGAGGTGCAAGAATACCAAAAGGCAGAGAATGCCTTTCTTAGAGCCCTTCAAGTGGATAAAACATATACGGAAGCAAAGCTCAACTTAGGAATTCTCTACTATAGACAGAAGGACTATGAGAGGGCTATAAGGGTTCTGAGAGAAGTTATTGAAGACGAAGCATTTCCTCAAAAGCACATGGCTTTCTACTCTTTAGCAAAGGTCTATCAGGCTATTGATAGAAAAGAGGATTATCTTGCTAACCTCAGAAGAGCGGTTGCCTATAACCCCATGTTTATTGACGCTCAACTTGAGCTTGCACAGTTTTATGAAGAAGAAGAAGACTACGCATCCGCAAGGGAAGTCTATCAACGTCTAGTAAATAACGGAATAGTTAGCCCGGTCATATACTTGGGCTTAGCCAGAGCGGAATATGAACTTGGTAATTACTCCAATGCAAGGAATTACTTAAGAGTGGTCATTGAAGACAAGCAAGCCCCTGGTCATCTAAAATCCCGAGCATATGAGCTTTTAAGCCTTGTGCTTATTGCGGAACAGAGGGCACAGATTAAACCAAGAACTCAGGAACTTCCACGAAGTAGGATAATTGGTGAAGCTCAAGAACAAAAAAGGGAAACCTCAAAGGAGCCTGAGGCAAAAGCAGAAACAAATCTGGAATCACAAAAAGTAGAACCCATTCAACAAGACAAAAAATACTACAGAATACAGTTGGGAGCTTTTTCCTCTATTGGTTTCGCAAGGGCTTGGAAAGAAAAGCTTGAAAAAGAGCTGAACCTAAAGGATGTTGTGATCGTGGAAAGCTCAGGCATATATAGAGTTTTTTACGGAAAATTTGAAAGTAGAGAAGATGCTCTCAGAGAACTTAGAAGACTCCGTGCCTTAAACCTATATGGTTTTATAATCTACCAGTAATCAAAGGCTCTCCTTAGTTGAGGGTAAAAGATTGCCATTTATACTTACCGCTTGTCTAAGGCTAAGGGCTAAGGCTTTAAAGCATGCCTCTGCCACATGGTGAAGAATTTTGCCAGAGAGAACCTTAATGTGAAGAGTGCTCCTGCTCTCTAAGGCAAAGCCTTTAAAAAACTCCCATATGAGCTCAAAGTCAAAGTCTGTTATCTTACCCCTTAGGTTTAAGTCCTCGTAAAAGAATAAGGGTCTGCCAGAGATGTCTATACTTGCAAGAACAAGGGCTTCGTCCATAGGCACTATAGCATATCCGTAGCGGTTTATACCCTTTTTGTCTCCAAGAGCTTGCAAAAAAGCCATACCCAGCACTATACCTACGTCTTCTACAGTATGATGGTAAGAGACGTGCACATCTCCTTCTGCGTAAAGCTCAATATCAAACCTTCCATGCCTTGCAAGGGTCTCTACCATGTGGCTTAGAAAACCTACTGGTGTTTCCACCTTGTAGTTTCCCACACCGTCAAGGTTCAGCGTCAACTCTATTTTGGTTTCCCGTGTCTGTCTGGTTATATGTGCCTTCCTCATGTAGCATGTATTCTATCACAAATTTCCTTAGGGCTTGTGCTGGCTCAGAGTAGTAGACCTTTATGCTTATATCAAGCAAGTGAAGTTTTTTCAGTAATAGCTCAAGGTCATCAATAGAATTTGCGCTAAGGTATCTTTTGAAGTTTAGAACCTGAAACTTGTGTTTTACATCCACCTCAGAAAGGGCTTTTTCCACATCCCAGTCATTTTCCACTAAGGTCTTAGCGGTATATAGCTTTAAAGTGTAGTTGACAAGGAAGGTTAAAACCTGCAATGGATGCATGCCAGACATTAGAATAGAGTTAATAGAACTTAAAGCTTTTTCGTAGTCTTTGAGAAACAAACCATCAGACAGGTCAAAAAGGCTAAGTTCAGGCTCTGCAATCACCATAGACTTGATGTCTTCAAGGGTTATGTTCCTTTTTCCATAGAGTATTAGCTTATCTGTTTCAGCCTTTAGGATTTGAAGCTGGTAAGAGCTTGCTTCCAAAAGATATTCAAGGGCAGAGTCTTCTATACTTATACCTTCCTTTTGAAGTTTGTTTTTTACAAGCTCCCTTACCCTTCTTCTATCTAACTTGCCCGCATATATAACATCCCCTAACCTTGACAAGCTCAGAAAGGGTTCCTTTTGAAGGTCCTTATCACTTAACTTATAACTCACGTAAAAAAAGACCTTTTTGTCCTTTAACCTTTCCAAGTAGCTAATTAGGTTCTTATAGTTTTTTATACCCTTAAAGAACTCTTCAGCCATGTAAATAAACAGCGCCTCTGACTTTGCAAACATACCAGTCGTGCCTATGAAACCCACAAAGTCCTCAAGACTTAGCTCATCACCCCACAAAACCCTTACGGGTATAACTCCCCTTAGTTTATCAAGGAAGCTTTTTACAAGGTATTCCTCTTCACCGTGCAATAAGTTTACCGCCTTTATTTGCCCCTTTCCAAGGTTTTTTTGGTATTCAAGCAGGTTTATCACGAGTGCATAGCCTTTAAGAAGTCTCTGTTAGTTTTGAACTTTTTAAGCTTATCGAGGAGAAACTCCATAGCCTCTATAGCATCCATCGTAGCCAAAAACTTCCTTAAGACCCATATCCTCTGAAGCTCCCAATCTTCAAGCAAAAGCTCCTCCTTCCTCGTGCCAGACTTTTCTATATTTATGGCTGGGAATATCCTCCTTTCCATTAGCCTTCTGTCTAAGTGTATTTCCATATTTCCTGTGCCCTTAAACTCTTCATATATAACATCGTCCATCTTTGAACCAGTTTCTATAAGAGCGGTTGCTATTATCGTTAGAGAACCACCCTCTTCTATGTTCCGTGCAGCACCGAAGAACTTTTTAGGTCTTTGGAGTGCGGTCGCCTCTATACCACCAGTTAAAACTCTGCCCGTGGGTGGGGTAACTGCGTTAGCCGCCCTTCCAAAACGTGTCATAGAGTCCAAAAGTATTACCACATCCTGCTTTAGTTCCACGAGTCTTTTTGCCTTTTCCACTACCAGCTCCGCCACTTGCATGTGTCTTTCTGGAGGCTCATCAAAGGTAGAGGCGATAACCTCCGCACCATCACCCACAATCCTCCTCATCTCTGTAACTTCTTCTGGTCTTTCGTCTATGAGCAAGATTATCAGATGCACTTCAGGATGGTTCTGTATAAGGGCTGTTGCTATTTTCTGCAAAAGCACCGTTTTTCCTGCTTTTGGTGGTGCCACTATCATACCCCTTTGTCCCTTTCCTATGGGCGCTATAAGGCTTACAACCCTCGTAGATAGCTCTGTGGGGGATGTTTCCAGATTGAACCGCTCTGTTGGATGGTAAGGGGTGAGTTTTTCAAACTGTGGTCTTGCCTTAAGAATATCTGGGTCTGGTGGTAATCCGTTAACGGATTCAATCTTTATAAGTGCTTGGTATTTTTCCTTTTCCTGTGGCGGTCTTGCAAAGCCTATTATTGTATCACCCGTTCTTAGTCCAAACTTTTTTATTTGAGAGGGTGCCACATATACATCAGTGTAGCTGGGCATGTAGTTGTTTTCAGAGCTTCTAATAAAGCCATAACCTTCGGGTAGAATCTCCAATACACCCTTTATAAAGTTTAGCCCCTCTTCCTTTGCCTGAGCAGTGAGTATTTTCTCTATAAGCTCCTCCTTCCTTAGCCCAGTTACCCTTGAAAGCTCAAGCTCTCTGCCTATTTTTTGTAGCTCCTGTAGGGATAGCTTCTTAAGCTCTTCAAGTGTATAAATCTTTTTTTCTTGAACTTGAACTTGTTCCATACTTCAAAACCTCCTTCATTTTCCTATGCAGAACCTTGAAAATATGCTACCTAAAATATCCTCTGTGCTAACAACTCCAAGAATTTCTTCTAAATAGCTAAGCGCTTCCCTCAAATCAAGCATGAGTATCTCTGGGAACAGGTCTTCTCTCTCCAATTTGTATA
This genomic window contains:
- a CDS encoding tetratricopeptide repeat protein, which encodes MRKFTFLILLFIFSCAPRQEDVSKSQWQYFYDLGMSSYIAKNYSEAIANFFRASQLAPNEPKVWNALGLAYMEVQEYQKAENAFLRALQVDKTYTEAKLNLGILYYRQKDYERAIRVLREVIEDEAFPQKHMAFYSLAKVYQAIDRKEDYLANLRRAVAYNPMFIDAQLELAQFYEEEEDYASAREVYQRLVNNGIVSPVIYLGLARAEYELGNYSNARNYLRVVIEDKQAPGHLKSRAYELLSLVLIAEQRAQIKPRTQELPRSRIIGEAQEQKRETSKEPEAKAETNLESQKVEPIQQDKKYYRIQLGAFSSIGFARAWKEKLEKELNLKDVVIVESSGIYRVFYGKFESREDALRELRRLRALNLYGFIIYQ
- the hisB gene encoding imidazoleglycerol-phosphate dehydratase HisB, producing MRKAHITRQTRETKIELTLNLDGVGNYKVETPVGFLSHMVETLARHGRFDIELYAEGDVHVSYHHTVEDVGIVLGMAFLQALGDKKGINRYGYAIVPMDEALVLASIDISGRPLFFYEDLNLRGKITDFDFELIWEFFKGFALESRSTLHIKVLSGKILHHVAEACFKALALSLRQAVSINGNLLPSTKESL
- a CDS encoding DNA polymerase III subunit delta codes for the protein MINLLEYQKNLGKGQIKAVNLLHGEEEYLVKSFLDKLRGVIPVRVLWGDELSLEDFVGFIGTTGMFAKSEALFIYMAEEFFKGIKNYKNLISYLERLKDKKVFFYVSYKLSDKDLQKEPFLSLSRLGDVIYAGKLDRRRVRELVKNKLQKEGISIEDSALEYLLEASSYQLQILKAETDKLILYGKRNITLEDIKSMVIAEPELSLFDLSDGLFLKDYEKALSSINSILMSGMHPLQVLTFLVNYTLKLYTAKTLVENDWDVEKALSEVDVKHKFQVLNFKRYLSANSIDDLELLLKKLHLLDISIKVYYSEPAQALRKFVIEYMLHEEGTYNQTDTGNQNRVDAEP
- the rho gene encoding transcription termination factor Rho; the protein is MEQVQVQEKKIYTLEELKKLSLQELQKIGRELELSRVTGLRKEELIEKILTAQAKEEGLNFIKGVLEILPEGYGFIRSSENNYMPSYTDVYVAPSQIKKFGLRTGDTIIGFARPPQEKEKYQALIKIESVNGLPPDPDILKARPQFEKLTPYHPTERFNLETSPTELSTRVVSLIAPIGKGQRGMIVAPPKAGKTVLLQKIATALIQNHPEVHLIILLIDERPEEVTEMRRIVGDGAEVIASTFDEPPERHMQVAELVVEKAKRLVELKQDVVILLDSMTRFGRAANAVTPPTGRVLTGGIEATALQRPKKFFGAARNIEEGGSLTIIATALIETGSKMDDVIYEEFKGTGNMEIHLDRRLMERRIFPAINIEKSGTRKEELLLEDWELQRIWVLRKFLATMDAIEAMEFLLDKLKKFKTNRDFLKAMHS